A stretch of Lathyrus oleraceus cultivar Zhongwan6 chromosome 6, CAAS_Psat_ZW6_1.0, whole genome shotgun sequence DNA encodes these proteins:
- the LOC127098213 gene encoding nodule lectin-like — MAFYRTNLPIQELFSLVSVIFLLLPTNLNSVQALSFNFPKLTPGDSRITLQGDAEILASGVLALTKSSPLPPDTFNPTTGRALYTTPVTLWDNATGDVASFVTSFSFVMETSGGPITDGLIFFIAPPDTVIPINSTTPFLGVVDSQTSINRFVGVEFDLFRNSWDPEGRHIGIDINSIISTKTVRLRWRWVNGLLTKVSIIYDSSSNTLSALVTYESGRISTIAQVVDLKTVLPNIVQIGLSAATLTNQSYNIHSWSFTSNYITRTSRVSDI; from the coding sequence ATGGCTTTTTATCGCACAAACCTTCCAATTCAGGAACTATTTTCTCTTGTTTCAGTCATCTTTCTCTTGTTACCAACAAATCTAAACTCAGTACAAGCACTCTCCTTCAATTTCCCCAAGCTCACCCCTGGAGATTCTCGTATCACCCTCCAAGGCGATGCCGAGATTTTAGCCAGTGGTGTCTTAGCACTCACCAAAAGCTCACCACTTCCTCCAGATACATTTAATCCAACAACAGGTCGTGCCTTATATACAACCCCCGTGACTCTTTGGGACAATGCTACCGGAGATGTTGCCAGCTTCGTCACTTCCTTTTCTTTCGTCATGGAGACCTCGGGAGGTCCTATAACTGATGGATTGATCTTTTTCATTGCACCACCAGACACCGTGATCCCCATCAACTCAACCACACCATTTCTGGGAGTAGTTGATAGTCAAACTTCAATCAATCGATTTGTGGGTGTAGAGTTTGATCTTTTTCGCAATTCTTGGGACCCCGAAGGGAGGCATATTGGAATTGATATCAACTCTATAATTTCGACCAAGACAGTGCGACTTAGATGGAGGTGGGTGAATGGTTTATTGACTAAAGTAAGTATAATCTATGACTCTTCTTCTAACACGTTGAGTGCTCTTGTTACTTATGAGAGTGGTAGAATTTCCACCATTGCTCAAGTCGTTGATTTGAAAACTGTGCTCCCAAACATCGTTCAGATTGGTCTTTCTGCTGCTACGTTAACTAATCAATCATACAACATCCATTCATGGTCATTCACATCAAACTACATAACAAGAACAAGCCGTGTCTCAGACATATGA